One uncultured Caproiciproducens sp. DNA segment encodes these proteins:
- a CDS encoding PLP-dependent aspartate aminotransferase family protein: MFKETDQQFTFSTDVLSKGAYTRHPVTNPETLPIFMTTAFNVEDLDDLQKRYDEKGFCYNRNRNPNRSCLIEMMTYIEHGEDSICCSSGMGAISTAVVALTKKGDHILSDRTLYGESLEIFTKILGKYGVETTFIDFTNLDEIKANIRTNTALLYTETVSNPMIAVPDLHTVAEIAHAHNARFIVDNTFMTGALVKPLDFGADLVVNSLTKFANGHSDAVCGSVTGSKELIAKCYDLQVLMGTQSDPFTSWLVQRGIRTLDLRVKHQAENAAALAAALSKSPYVQKVYHPSLPNHPQHDISVKQFGKYFGGMLSVVLPDTREKMNKFMRNLHFAHYAMTLGGYRTSLSYPPMSSHYDVPREERLKMGITDGLLRISCGIEDTDDLVNDFLQAIEKAYQ; the protein is encoded by the coding sequence ATGTTTAAGGAAACCGACCAACAGTTCACTTTTTCTACCGACGTGCTCTCCAAGGGAGCTTATACAAGGCATCCGGTAACCAATCCAGAGACACTTCCAATTTTTATGACCACCGCATTTAATGTGGAGGATCTGGACGATCTGCAGAAGAGGTATGACGAGAAGGGATTCTGCTACAACCGCAACCGTAACCCGAACAGATCCTGCCTGATCGAAATGATGACTTATATCGAACACGGCGAGGATTCCATTTGCTGCAGTTCCGGCATGGGTGCCATCTCCACCGCTGTGGTTGCCCTGACAAAAAAGGGTGATCACATTCTCTCAGACCGGACGCTTTACGGTGAGTCACTGGAAATTTTCACGAAAATTCTAGGTAAGTATGGCGTGGAAACCACATTTATCGACTTTACCAACCTGGACGAAATCAAAGCCAATATCCGCACCAACACCGCCCTCCTGTATACGGAAACCGTCTCCAACCCGATGATCGCGGTGCCCGATCTGCATACTGTGGCTGAGATTGCTCACGCGCATAATGCCCGCTTCATTGTGGACAACACCTTTATGACCGGCGCGCTTGTAAAGCCTCTCGATTTCGGTGCTGATCTGGTGGTCAACAGCCTGACCAAATTTGCCAACGGACACAGCGACGCTGTCTGCGGTTCCGTGACCGGCAGCAAGGAACTGATTGCAAAGTGCTATGATCTTCAGGTTCTGATGGGCACGCAGTCGGATCCGTTCACCTCCTGGTTGGTTCAGCGCGGCATTCGCACTCTGGATCTGCGCGTCAAGCACCAGGCAGAAAATGCAGCCGCTCTGGCTGCGGCGCTCTCCAAGAGCCCGTATGTTCAGAAAGTTTATCATCCCAGTCTGCCCAATCATCCCCAGCATGACATTTCTGTAAAGCAGTTTGGCAAGTACTTCGGCGGCATGCTCAGTGTGGTACTTCCGGATACCCGTGAAAAGATGAACAAATTCATGCGGAATTTACATTTTGCTCATTATGCCATGACCCTGGGCGGATACCGCACCTCTCTGTCCTACCCTCCCATGAGCTCCCATTATGACGTACCCCGAGAAGAGCGGCTGAAGATGGGCATCACCGACGGTCTGCTCCGCATTTCCTGCGGTATCGAGGACACTGACGATCTGGTCAATGATTTCCTGCAGGCCATAGAAAAAGCCTATCAATAA
- a CDS encoding RidA family protein, whose amino-acid sequence MLHITNTPQAPAAIGPYSQAIAANGFLFASGQVALDPKTGEIVGKTVEEQAERCCTSIKALLEANGLTFDDVVKTTCFLADINDFGRFNEVYGKYFTGKPARSCVAVKSIPKNLLCEIEIIAKL is encoded by the coding sequence ATGTTACATATCACAAACACTCCGCAGGCACCAGCAGCGATTGGACCTTATTCCCAAGCGATTGCCGCCAACGGATTTCTGTTTGCATCAGGTCAGGTAGCTCTGGATCCAAAGACCGGCGAGATTGTCGGGAAGACGGTTGAGGAACAGGCAGAGCGGTGCTGTACAAGCATTAAGGCCTTATTGGAGGCCAACGGCTTGACATTTGACGATGTTGTGAAGACGACCTGCTTTCTGGCAGATATCAACGACTTCGGAAGGTTCAACGAAGTGTACGGCAAGTACTTTACGGGCAAACCTGCCCGTTCCTGCGTGGCAGTCAAGTCAATTCCGAAGAATTTACTGTGCGAAATTGAGATCATCGCAAAACTGTAA
- a CDS encoding 2-oxoacid:acceptor oxidoreductase family protein — translation MKDMMEIRWHGRGGQGAKTASLLLADAAFNTGKFVQGFPEYGPERMGAPITAYNRISTERCSVHSNIYEPDYVVVVDETLLSSVDVTSGLKESGTIVINSAKNPEELRSKLKGYKGKVCTIDAGKISVETLGKNFPNTPMLSAIVKISGVVPKEEFIKNMEDSFKHKFASKPQVIEGNMKALKRAMEEVQEG, via the coding sequence ATGAAAGATATGATGGAAATACGCTGGCACGGACGCGGCGGACAGGGCGCAAAGACAGCATCCTTGTTGCTGGCGGACGCAGCTTTCAATACGGGTAAGTTCGTACAGGGCTTTCCCGAATACGGCCCGGAGCGTATGGGTGCCCCCATTACGGCATACAACCGGATCAGCACGGAGCGGTGTTCGGTACATTCCAATATTTATGAACCGGATTATGTAGTGGTGGTTGACGAGACACTGCTCTCGTCCGTGGATGTGACGTCAGGCTTGAAAGAAAGTGGCACCATCGTGATCAACAGCGCAAAAAATCCGGAGGAGCTGCGTTCGAAGCTCAAGGGATACAAGGGCAAGGTGTGCACGATCGACGCGGGCAAGATCAGTGTGGAAACGCTGGGCAAGAACTTTCCGAACACACCGATGCTGAGCGCCATTGTAAAGATCAGCGGAGTAGTGCCGAAGGAGGAATTCATTAAAAACATGGAAGACTCCTTCAAGCATAAATTTGCAAGCAAGCCTCAGGTAATCGAAGGCAACATGAAGGCATTGAAGCGTGCCATGGAGGAGGTGCAGGAAGGATGA
- a CDS encoding 4Fe-4S dicluster domain-containing protein translates to MKYKKAKDIDGNISWRDITPGCNVYEGGTSDTVETGEWRTMRPILHTEKCKQCLLCVPVCPDISIPVDKDGKREDFNYFFCKGCGICSAVCPFGAIEMVQEEK, encoded by the coding sequence ATGAAGTACAAAAAGGCAAAGGATATAGATGGAAACATCAGTTGGAGGGACATTACTCCGGGCTGCAACGTGTATGAGGGCGGCACGTCCGACACAGTGGAGACCGGCGAGTGGAGAACAATGCGCCCGATCCTGCACACTGAAAAGTGCAAACAGTGCTTGTTGTGCGTACCTGTGTGTCCAGACATATCCATTCCTGTGGACAAGGACGGCAAGCGTGAAGATTTCAATTACTTTTTCTGCAAGGGCTGCGGCATCTGCTCGGCAGTCTGCCCGTTCGGAGCAATTGAGATGGTCCAGGAAGAGAAATAA
- the porA gene encoding pyruvate ferredoxin oxidoreductase, which produces MGIRERLSGNEAIAYAMKQINPDVMGAFPITPSTEIPQYFSSYVDDGKVDTEFIPVESEHSAMSACIGAEAAGARAISATSSCGLCYMTEMLYVAASDRLPITLAVSTRALSGPININNDHSDAMGVRDTGWIQLFAETNQEAYDNYLQAMRIGEAVNLPIMICQDGFITSHAIENIELLEDDKVKQFVGEYHPDNALMGRENPMSVGAFGMPCYYMECKRQQAQAMIDAKDVIQKVGKEFGEMTCRTYSLIENYQMDDAEEAIVIMGSSAGTAKQTVNELRAQGKKVGLVKIRAFRPFPSEEIVKALKGVKAFAAMDKDDSFNAHCGPMYAEIAASMYAAGETAPKGINYIYGLGGRDVRVESIRQVYTELEKIAETGKTGETYRYLDVRE; this is translated from the coding sequence ATGGGAATAAGAGAGAGACTTTCAGGCAACGAAGCGATTGCCTATGCAATGAAACAAATCAATCCGGATGTGATGGGTGCATTCCCGATTACCCCCTCCACCGAGATTCCACAATATTTTTCATCATACGTAGACGACGGCAAAGTGGACACTGAGTTCATTCCCGTGGAGAGCGAGCACAGTGCCATGTCCGCCTGCATCGGTGCAGAAGCCGCGGGCGCCCGCGCCATCAGCGCCACGTCCTCCTGCGGGCTGTGCTATATGACCGAGATGCTGTATGTGGCGGCGTCGGACCGGCTGCCCATTACACTGGCGGTCTCCACACGTGCCCTGTCCGGCCCCATCAACATTAACAATGACCATTCGGACGCCATGGGCGTGAGGGACACAGGCTGGATTCAGCTCTTCGCCGAAACGAATCAGGAAGCCTACGACAACTATCTGCAGGCGATGAGGATTGGCGAGGCCGTGAATCTGCCTATCATGATTTGTCAGGACGGCTTCATCACCTCCCATGCTATTGAGAATATCGAACTGCTGGAAGACGACAAGGTAAAGCAGTTCGTGGGTGAGTACCATCCGGACAACGCCCTGATGGGGAGAGAGAACCCGATGTCCGTGGGCGCGTTTGGCATGCCATGCTACTACATGGAGTGCAAGCGCCAGCAGGCACAGGCCATGATCGACGCAAAGGATGTCATTCAGAAGGTCGGCAAGGAGTTCGGCGAGATGACCTGCCGCACTTACAGCCTGATTGAGAACTATCAGATGGACGACGCCGAGGAGGCAATTGTCATCATGGGTTCTTCTGCCGGCACCGCCAAGCAAACGGTGAACGAGCTGCGCGCTCAGGGCAAAAAGGTGGGTCTGGTGAAGATCCGCGCATTCCGTCCATTCCCGTCCGAGGAGATTGTGAAAGCACTGAAGGGCGTTAAGGCATTCGCCGCCATGGATAAGGACGACAGCTTCAACGCACATTGCGGTCCAATGTATGCAGAGATTGCTGCATCCATGTACGCAGCGGGTGAAACTGCGCCGAAGGGCATCAATTATATCTACGGTCTGGGTGGCCGTGACGTCCGTGTCGAGAGTATCCGGCAGGTATATACAGAGCTGGAAAAAATTGCTGAGACGGGCAAAACGGGCGAGACCTACCGCTACCTGGATGTCCGGGAATAA
- a CDS encoding thiamine pyrophosphate-dependent enzyme, with protein MSYSLKENVMREERLSGGHRMCAGCGSPIAIRSVLRALNPEDKAVVCSATSCLEVSTFMYPYTSWQDSFIHNAFENAGATISGVETAYKALKKRGKLDDTYKFIAFGGDGGTYDIGFQSLSGAMERGHDMVYVCYDNEAYMNTGIQRSSSTPFFADTTTTPVGTVIPGKTQHKKDLTKIMVAHNIPYVAQTTSFGNFSDINTKAHNAIYTEGPAFLNIMAPCPRGWRYPSEQLMQITKAAVETCVWPLYEAVDGKYILNYRPKNKLPVIEYLKMQGRFKHMFKSGNEWMLEQTQKEVDRNWEDLLAKCGEL; from the coding sequence ATGAGTTATAGTCTGAAAGAAAATGTCATGAGGGAAGAACGCCTTTCCGGCGGCCACAGAATGTGCGCCGGCTGCGGCTCTCCCATCGCAATTCGTTCCGTACTCCGCGCCTTGAACCCGGAGGATAAGGCTGTGGTGTGCTCGGCAACGTCCTGCTTGGAAGTATCGACGTTTATGTATCCGTATACGTCCTGGCAAGACAGCTTCATCCACAACGCATTTGAAAATGCGGGTGCGACGATTTCTGGTGTCGAGACGGCGTATAAGGCGCTTAAGAAGCGCGGCAAGTTGGATGACACGTATAAATTCATCGCCTTCGGCGGCGACGGCGGCACGTACGACATCGGCTTCCAGAGTCTGAGCGGCGCTATGGAGCGGGGTCACGACATGGTGTATGTATGCTACGACAACGAAGCATACATGAATACCGGCATTCAGCGCTCCTCCTCCACGCCTTTCTTTGCCGATACCACCACCACCCCCGTTGGCACCGTGATCCCCGGCAAGACACAGCACAAGAAGGATTTAACGAAGATCATGGTGGCCCACAACATTCCATATGTGGCGCAGACCACGTCCTTCGGCAACTTTTCCGACATCAACACGAAGGCACACAATGCCATCTACACGGAAGGTCCGGCGTTCCTGAACATCATGGCTCCCTGCCCCCGCGGCTGGCGCTACCCCTCAGAGCAGCTGATGCAAATCACGAAAGCTGCTGTAGAAACCTGCGTGTGGCCTCTGTATGAGGCTGTGGACGGAAAATATATTTTGAACTATAGGCCGAAGAACAAGTTGCCGGTCATTGAATACTTAAAGATGCAAGGGCGTTTCAAGCATATGTTCAAGTCCGGAAACGAGTGGATGTTGGAGCAGACTCAGAAGGAAGTTGACCGCAACTGGGAAGATTTACTGGCCAAGTGCGGCGAGCTGTAA
- a CDS encoding glycoside hydrolase family 3 C-terminal domain-containing protein, with protein MKKISKSALALILVVALFVSMCTSAFAASTSNVESDREKTNAALSKEAATQGMVLLENKNNSLPLAGSTKKLALFGSGARHTVKGGTGSGDVNQRYTVSIDDGLKKAGYEITSTAWLNDFDSAYTTAKANWTSTGMFDSFFLPDTEITDDQLTSAKSADTAIYVIARNSGEGSDRDSGKGDYLLSDNETSNLTKLGASFKNVIVLLNVGGVIDTKFFNDINGLDAMLLISQPGMEAGNAVAEVLNGTVTPSGKLTDTWAKNYADYPSSDTFSSNDNEINTEEYTDGIYVGYRYFDTFGVTPQYEFGYGKSYTTFSTKIDSVTATASKVTVKATVTNTGSTYSGKQVVQVYFSAPKGSIEKPYQELAGYAKTDELAPGKQQTLTITYNTTEMSSYDESSESYIMEAGKYVIRVGNSSRDTHVGAIIRLDNDATTEQLSSQLQPEDSLDEISSEGATPYMYTSEASEISAGKVIALSADDIVTKDDASVYDNQTVTTYLLDGQVKDSTINYEIKKYVAKNDKLTLNDVYSGKATMQEFVAQMSVQQLTTIVNGIGYGTGSTTPVVGSQSDSIQGAAGETTSNYKDSGIPNMVLSDGPAGIRITQSFTGTDATSNVKDSYYQYCTAWPIGTLLAMTWDVNLLKKVGTAIGTEMTEYGITLWLAPGMNIHRNPLCGRNFEYYSEDPLVTGLSGAAETNGVQSHPGIGVTIKHFATNNQENNRSTENNVVSERALREIYLKGFEIAIKSAQPMAIMTSYNKINGTFSAANYDLCTNITRGEWGFKGLIMTDWFSQANKAESMHAGNDLIMPGYGQTDITDGLQNGSICLGDLQKSAINVLNIIKQSSQFAKMNNISAKSYSSQFKLTNYVNSTKSDVTVTGNATTYSTVAEIEDWGAATTKVIVNLGKSVKKGSVSNDTFKVFVSRSDNRLATPFLESGYRDVTNAYVSDAKGNSVDNGNYATLEMKIGPTVTLGSPLNYDYMTTGFNNWIQCDYTISQLKDIVSDSTTISNLVANNCTDQIRVGVDNFTTGKETNDNITLSYASYAPATDKVKNPLIVWLHGAGEGGTDATIPISANKAFNFASSDMQSYFGGTYVLVPQCPSMWMAGPNGEVGGVNSKYEASLMALIKDYVSKNSDIDTNRIYVGGDSNGGYMTMLLARDYTSYFAAAMPTCEALADNLITDANIQTMKNLPMWFTAAKTDTIVDPTKYVVPTYNRLVKAGAKDVHFSYFDNVADTTGLYTKTDGTPYEYIGHWSWIYVFNNQCKDTINGKTTTIMQWLAAQTLAASQSGSDSSSGSSSHHSSGNSGATTSTGTTTSTGATITGCTITTSDGTTFVTDTTTDVRVKGGYTVKLTSNNGQAPTVVVGTAGVFEVQLVKNGNDYYVKLIPIGKIGAQAGIYVNGVKLFAATVETPVSTSTVKCDTTRPFSVKAGREYCFKISSADGRTPIFTVGNGSVFKTQFVKKVGNDYYYKIIAVGKTGASTGVYTATPGQTPVFQCAVSVA; from the coding sequence ATGAAAAAGATTAGTAAATCGGCATTGGCGCTCATTTTAGTAGTAGCACTATTTGTCAGCATGTGCACAAGTGCCTTTGCAGCGAGCACATCGAACGTAGAGTCCGACAGAGAAAAAACAAATGCAGCACTGTCCAAAGAGGCGGCAACACAGGGGATGGTTCTATTGGAAAATAAGAACAATTCCTTGCCATTGGCTGGTTCGACTAAGAAGCTGGCTCTTTTTGGAAGCGGTGCTAGGCACACTGTGAAAGGTGGAACAGGTTCTGGCGATGTAAACCAGAGATACACGGTTTCCATTGATGATGGCTTAAAAAAAGCAGGGTATGAGATTACTTCTACTGCATGGTTAAATGATTTTGATTCGGCCTATACAACAGCGAAAGCTAATTGGACTAGTACAGGGATGTTCGATTCGTTTTTTTTACCCGATACGGAAATTACAGATGATCAGCTGACATCTGCAAAATCTGCGGATACTGCCATTTATGTCATTGCAAGGAATTCCGGTGAGGGTTCTGATAGAGACAGCGGAAAAGGTGACTATCTGCTGTCAGATAACGAGACTTCGAATCTGACAAAATTGGGTGCCAGCTTTAAAAATGTTATTGTCCTGTTAAATGTCGGTGGAGTGATCGACACCAAGTTTTTCAACGATATAAATGGCTTGGATGCAATGTTACTCATATCTCAGCCAGGTATGGAAGCCGGTAATGCGGTCGCAGAAGTCCTCAACGGCACAGTTACCCCTTCCGGTAAGTTGACTGACACTTGGGCAAAAAATTATGCGGATTATCCATCCTCAGATACTTTCAGCTCAAATGACAACGAAATTAATACTGAAGAATATACGGATGGCATTTACGTTGGGTATCGCTATTTTGACACATTTGGTGTGACACCACAATATGAATTTGGATATGGCAAATCTTACACTACTTTCAGCACAAAAATTGACTCCGTTACAGCAACTGCAAGTAAAGTTACCGTAAAGGCAACTGTTACAAATACAGGCAGTACATATTCCGGTAAGCAAGTGGTACAGGTTTATTTCTCCGCGCCAAAAGGCTCTATCGAGAAACCTTATCAGGAGCTTGCGGGTTACGCTAAGACGGATGAATTGGCTCCTGGTAAGCAGCAGACATTAACGATTACATACAATACAACGGAGATGTCCTCGTATGATGAGTCCAGCGAATCCTATATTATGGAGGCTGGCAAGTACGTCATTAGAGTTGGAAATTCTTCCAGAGACACTCATGTGGGAGCGATTATCCGTTTGGATAATGATGCAACGACTGAACAACTCAGCAGCCAGTTGCAGCCGGAAGACTCATTGGATGAAATCTCTTCAGAAGGAGCAACTCCATATATGTATACTTCTGAAGCATCGGAAATCAGCGCTGGTAAAGTGATTGCGCTAAGTGCGGATGACATTGTAACGAAAGACGATGCCTCTGTGTATGATAACCAAACAGTTACAACATATTTATTAGATGGTCAGGTTAAGGACTCCACCATTAATTATGAGATAAAAAAATATGTTGCAAAAAATGATAAATTGACTTTGAATGATGTTTATAGCGGAAAAGCTACTATGCAGGAATTTGTTGCACAAATGAGTGTGCAGCAACTTACCACCATCGTAAATGGAATAGGTTATGGAACTGGCAGCACTACTCCCGTTGTTGGTTCGCAATCAGACTCGATTCAAGGCGCGGCAGGAGAAACCACCAGCAACTATAAAGATTCCGGTATTCCGAATATGGTCCTTTCTGATGGTCCTGCAGGTATCCGGATTACGCAAAGCTTTACGGGTACAGACGCAACGAGTAATGTGAAAGACTCTTACTATCAGTATTGCACTGCTTGGCCGATTGGCACCCTACTTGCCATGACATGGGATGTTAACCTGTTGAAAAAAGTTGGTACGGCAATTGGTACCGAAATGACGGAGTACGGCATTACATTGTGGTTGGCTCCGGGCATGAATATTCATAGAAATCCGCTTTGCGGCCGTAATTTCGAATATTATTCGGAGGATCCTCTAGTAACCGGACTTTCCGGCGCGGCTGAGACAAACGGAGTTCAGTCTCACCCTGGTATCGGCGTGACAATCAAACATTTTGCGACAAACAATCAGGAGAACAACAGAAGTACGGAGAATAATGTTGTGTCTGAGAGAGCCTTGCGCGAAATTTATCTCAAAGGTTTCGAAATTGCTATAAAATCGGCACAGCCAATGGCAATTATGACATCTTACAACAAAATTAACGGAACTTTCTCTGCCGCAAACTATGACCTTTGTACAAACATTACCCGCGGCGAATGGGGGTTCAAAGGCTTAATTATGACGGATTGGTTTAGTCAGGCAAACAAAGCCGAATCTATGCATGCAGGCAATGATTTAATCATGCCCGGTTATGGTCAAACTGATATCACTGATGGTTTGCAGAACGGCAGTATCTGTCTTGGCGATCTGCAGAAGAGTGCTATCAATGTGTTGAACATCATTAAGCAATCATCTCAATTCGCGAAAATGAATAATATTTCTGCAAAATCTTATTCCAGCCAGTTTAAGCTTACAAATTACGTGAACTCAACTAAGTCCGATGTAACAGTGACAGGCAATGCAACCACTTATTCCACTGTTGCTGAAATTGAAGATTGGGGAGCAGCGACTACAAAAGTGATCGTAAATTTGGGCAAATCAGTAAAGAAAGGCTCTGTAAGTAATGATACCTTCAAAGTTTTTGTTTCCAGAAGTGACAATAGGCTAGCAACTCCATTCTTAGAATCAGGTTATCGCGATGTTACGAACGCTTATGTTTCTGATGCAAAAGGGAACTCGGTTGACAACGGAAATTATGCAACTCTTGAAATGAAAATCGGGCCAACTGTAACCTTAGGCTCACCACTCAATTATGATTATATGACAACAGGGTTTAATAACTGGATTCAATGTGATTATACGATTAGTCAGTTAAAAGATATTGTATCTGATAGTACAACCATATCCAACCTTGTTGCAAATAACTGCACAGATCAAATTAGAGTAGGTGTAGATAACTTTACAACTGGAAAAGAAACAAATGATAATATTACTCTATCTTATGCAAGCTATGCGCCGGCAACAGATAAAGTAAAGAATCCATTAATTGTCTGGCTGCATGGTGCTGGAGAAGGTGGAACAGATGCAACTATTCCAATTTCTGCAAATAAGGCATTCAACTTTGCTTCATCGGATATGCAGTCTTATTTTGGCGGAACTTATGTTTTAGTCCCCCAGTGTCCATCTATGTGGATGGCAGGTCCTAATGGTGAAGTCGGAGGCGTAAATTCAAAATATGAAGCGTCACTGATGGCGTTGATCAAAGACTATGTTTCTAAAAATAGTGACATTGATACCAATAGAATCTACGTTGGAGGAGATTCTAACGGGGGATACATGACAATGCTTTTGGCACGGGATTATACAAGTTACTTTGCAGCTGCAATGCCAACCTGCGAAGCTTTGGCTGATAATTTAATAACTGATGCAAACATACAAACCATGAAGAATCTTCCAATGTGGTTCACTGCTGCAAAAACAGATACAATAGTAGATCCAACAAAATATGTAGTTCCAACTTATAACCGTTTGGTAAAAGCCGGAGCAAAAGACGTTCATTTTTCATACTTTGATAATGTAGCTGATACTACCGGCTTATACACAAAAACAGACGGTACACCTTATGAGTACATAGGACATTGGTCGTGGATTTATGTGTTCAACAATCAATGCAAAGACACAATTAACGGCAAAACAACTACAATTATGCAATGGCTTGCTGCTCAAACATTAGCAGCATCACAAAGTGGATCTGATTCAAGTTCTGGTTCTAGTTCACACCACAGCTCGGGTAATTCAGGTGCTACAACTAGCACTGGAACAACAACTAGCACAGGAGCAACCATAACAGGTTGCACTATTACAACCAGCGATGGAACAACATTTGTGACTGATACAACAACAGACGTTCGTGTAAAGGGCGGCTATACCGTTAAACTTACCAGTAACAACGGTCAGGCACCAACCGTAGTAGTCGGCACAGCAGGCGTTTTTGAAGTTCAGCTTGTTAAAAACGGCAATGATTACTATGTGAAGCTGATTCCGATTGGCAAGATTGGAGCACAGGCCGGAATTTATGTGAATGGTGTAAAGCTCTTTGCGGCAACGGTTGAAACCCCTGTTTCAACCTCAACAGTGAAATGCGATACAACTCGTCCGTTTAGCGTAAAGGCAGGCAGAGAATACTGCTTCAAGATTTCATCTGCAGACGGCAGGACACCAATTTTTACTGTAGGAAACGGCAGTGTCTTTAAAACACAGTTTGTCAAGAAAGTTGGCAACGATTACTACTATAAGATTATAGCTGTCGGTAAGACGGGAGCATCCACGGGAGTCTATACGGCAACACCTGGTCAAACACCTGTTTTCCAGTGCGCGGTAAGTGTAGCTTAA
- a CDS encoding ROK family protein: MNTEETKRSFNQEKSQLFNRSLVLDLIRQQGICSRVTLSQLSGLKQTTITNIINEFIGYDLVVETGLMSGSKGRRSIGLKLNDDQYKVIGVRMTRMSFYICLFGLSGQIYGISQYTIPHNERVEETIARIRTAIQIFLNKNSDCEIPAIAMAMPGPYRADIDRLLFVTELVGWQNYPIKEALAKDLSIPVYIVNDANASAFAQLWYRSKKSEIKNMIYVLAGQGIGCGMIADGKLVDGDGGIAGEFGHNTINFNGPKCECGNHGCLEKYCSSLVFCENIKKRLQAGEQSVLTIDNLTGVKISEAVQSRDTVAREEYIKVCAFLSIGIVNLINQFNPGLIVIGDELTQIAPDLLLSIVQKKIYECINPLVLNDLTIEINQLTESPCLLGAGAIAAQNAIADLSKLMNQSK; encoded by the coding sequence ATGAATACAGAAGAAACAAAAAGAAGTTTTAATCAAGAAAAGAGCCAGCTCTTTAATCGCTCTTTGGTTTTAGATTTGATTCGTCAGCAAGGCATCTGTTCTCGGGTAACTCTTTCCCAACTCTCAGGATTGAAGCAAACTACAATTACAAACATCATTAATGAGTTTATCGGCTATGATCTTGTGGTAGAAACCGGTCTGATGAGCGGAAGCAAAGGGAGACGCTCCATCGGGCTTAAGCTTAATGATGATCAATATAAGGTAATCGGTGTACGCATGACACGTATGTCCTTCTATATATGTCTATTTGGCCTCTCGGGACAGATTTACGGTATTAGTCAATATACAATTCCCCATAATGAACGGGTTGAAGAAACTATTGCAAGAATTCGGACAGCTATCCAAATTTTTCTCAATAAAAACTCTGATTGTGAAATACCAGCAATTGCAATGGCTATGCCAGGCCCCTATCGTGCGGATATTGACCGTCTACTGTTTGTAACAGAATTAGTCGGATGGCAGAATTACCCAATAAAAGAAGCATTAGCAAAAGATTTGTCTATCCCTGTATATATTGTAAATGACGCAAATGCGAGCGCTTTTGCACAGCTTTGGTATCGAAGTAAAAAAAGCGAAATAAAAAATATGATTTATGTATTGGCAGGGCAAGGCATTGGATGCGGCATGATTGCAGATGGGAAGCTTGTTGACGGTGATGGCGGAATTGCAGGAGAGTTCGGTCATAACACCATAAATTTTAACGGTCCAAAATGCGAATGCGGAAATCATGGTTGTCTTGAAAAATACTGTTCCTCTTTAGTATTTTGCGAAAATATAAAAAAACGACTTCAGGCGGGCGAGCAATCTGTTCTAACCATTGATAATTTAACGGGCGTAAAAATTTCTGAAGCAGTACAAAGCCGAGATACTGTAGCGCGTGAGGAATATATAAAGGTATGTGCCTTTCTATCTATCGGTATTGTGAATCTAATCAACCAATTTAATCCTGGTCTCATTGTCATTGGGGATGAACTTACACAAATTGCACCGGATTTATTATTATCTATCGTTCAAAAAAAAATATATGAATGTATCAACCCTCTGGTTTTAAATGATTTAACAATTGAGATAAATCAGCTCACAGAAAGTCCCTGCCTATTAGGTGCTGGAGCAATTGCAGCACAGAATGCGATTGCTGATCTTTCAAAATTAATGAACCAAAGCAAATAA